Proteins from one Desmodus rotundus isolate HL8 chromosome 9, HLdesRot8A.1, whole genome shotgun sequence genomic window:
- the ADGRL1 gene encoding adhesion G protein-coupled receptor L1 isoform X2, translating to MEGWESLAAPDHQQPLDPGWWPRLWCPPGDEGQGPLHKPLRALETPPAIAMARLAAVLWSLCITAVLVTSATQGLSRAGLPFGLMRRELACEGYPIELRCPGSDVIMVENANYGRTDDKICDADPFQMENVQCYLPDAFKIMSQRCNNRTQCVVVAGSDAFPDPCPGTYKYLEVQYDCVPYIFVCPGTLQKVLEPTSTHESEHQSGAWCKDPLQAGDRIYVMPWIPYRTDTLTEYASWEDYVAARHTTTYRLPNRVDGTGFVVYDGAVFYNKERTRNIVKYDLRTRIKSGETVINTANYHDTSPYRWGGKTDIDLAVDENGLWVIYATEGNNGRLVVSQLNPYTLRFEGTWETGYDKRSASNAFMVCGVLYVLRSVYVDDDSEAAGNRVDYAFNTNANREEPVSLAFPNPYQFVSSVDYNPRDNQLYVWNNYFVVRYSLEFGPPDPSAGPATSPPLSTTTTVQPTPLTSTASPTATTPLRRAPLTTHPVGAINQLGPDLPPATALAPSTRRPPAPNLHVSPELFCEPREVRRVQWPATQQGMLVERPCPKGTRGIASFQCLPALGLWNPRGPDLSNCTSPWVNQVAQKIKSGENAANIASELARHTRGSIYAGDVSSSVKLMEQLLDILDAQLQALRPIERESAGKNYNKMHKRERTCKDYIKAVVETVDNLLRPEALESWKDMNATEQVHTATMLLDVLEEGAFLLADNVREPARFLAAKQNVVLEVTVLNTEGQVQELVFPQEYPSENSIQLSANTIKQNSRNGVVKIVFILYNNLGLFLSTENATVKLAGETGTGSPGGTSLVVNSQVIAASINKESSRVFLMDPVIFTVAHLEAKNHFNANCSFWNYSERSMLGYWSTQGCRLVESNKTHTTCACSHLTNFAVLMAHREIYQGRINELLLSVITWVGIVISLVCLAICISTFCFLRGLQTDRNTIHKNLCINLFLAELLFLVGIDKTQYEIACPIFAGLLHYFFLAAFSWLCLEGVHLYLLLVEVFESEYSRTKYYYLGGYCFPALVVGIAAAIDYRSYGTEKACWLRVDNYFIWSFIGPVSFVIVVNLVFLMVTLHKMIRSSSVLKPDSSRLDNIKSWALGAIALLFLLGLTWAFGLLFINKESVVMAYLFTTFNAFQGVFIFVFHCALQKKVHKEYSKCLRHSYCCIRSPPGGTHGSLKTSAMRSNTRYYTGTQSRIRRMWNDTVRKQTESSFMAGDINSTPTLNRGTMGNHLLTNPVLQPRGGTSPYNTLIAESVGFNPSSPPVFNSPEHPLGGREACGMDTLPLNGNFNNSYSLRSGDFPPGDGAPEPPRGRNLADAAAFEKMIISELVHNNLRGSSSGAKGPPPPEPPVPPVPGGGSEEEAGGPGGADRAEIELLYKALEEPLLLPRAQSVLYQSDLDESESCTAEDGATSRPLSSPPGRDSLYASGANLRDSPSYPDSSPEGPSEALPPPPPAPPVPPEIYYTSRPPALVARNPLQGYYQVRRPSHEGYLAAPGLEGPGPDGDGQMQLVTSL from the exons ATGGAAGGATGGGAGAGCCTGGCGGCCCCAGATCACCAGCAGCCCCTAGACCCTG GCTGGTGGCCCAGGCTGTGGTGCCCACCTGGTGATGAGGGGCAAGGACCCCTGCACAAGCCACTGAGAGCCTTGGAAACGCCCCCAGCCATTGCCATGGCCCGCCTGGCCGCCGTGCTGTGGAGTCTCTGCATCACCGCTGTCCTGGTCACCTCGGCCACCCAAG GCCTGAGCCGGGCTGGGCTCCCATTTGGGTTGATGCGCCGGGAGCTGGCATGTGAAGGCTACCCCATCGAGCTGCGGTGCCCGGGCAGCGATGTCATCATGGTGGAAAATGCCAACTATGGACGCACAGACGATAAGATCTGTGACGCTGACCCTTTCCAGATGGAGAATGTGCAGTGCTACCTGCCAGACGCCTTCAAGATTATGTCGCAGAG GTGTAATAACCGCACCCAGTGCGTTGTGGTTGCTGGCTCTGACGCCTTTCCTGACCCCTGTCCTGGGACCTACAAGTACCTGGAGGTGCAGTACGACTGTGTCCCCTACA TCTTCGTGTGCCCAGGGACGCTGCAGAAGGTGCTGGAGCCCACCTCAACACACGAGTCAGAGCACCAGTCTGGTGCGTGGTGCAAGGATCCACTGCAGGCAGGAGACCGCATCTATGTCATGCCCTGGATCCCCTATCGCACAGACACGCTGACTGAGTACGCCTCGTGGGAGGACTACGTGGCAGCGCGCCACACCACCACCTACCGCCTGCCCAACCGCGTAGATGGTACCGGCTTCGTGGTTTATGATGGCGCTGTCTTCTACAACAAGGAACGCACACGCAATATCGTCAAGTATGACCTGCGCACACGCATCAAGAGCGGGGAGACAGTCATCAACACTGCCAACTACCATGACACCTCTCCCTACCGCTGGGGGGGCAAGACCGACATCGATCTGGCTGTGGATGAGAATGGGTTGTGGGTCATCTATGCCACTGAGGGTAACAATGGGCGGCTGGTGGTGAGCCAGCTCAACCCCTATACGCTGCGCTTCGAGGGCACATGGGAAACAGGATATGACAAGCGCTCTGCGTCCAACGCCTTCATGGTGTGCGGCGTCCTCTATGTGCTGCGCTCAGTCTATGTGGACGATGACAGTGAGGCAGCTGGCAACCGCGTGGACTATGCCTTCAACACCAATGCTAACCGCGAGGAGCCAGTCAGCCTGGCCTTCCCCAATCCCTACCAGTTCGTCTCCTCCGTGGACTACAACCCACGCGACAACCAGCTCTATGTCTGGAACAACTACTTCGTGGTGCGCTATAGCCTGGAGTTTGGACCCCCGGACcccagtgctg GCCCAgccacttcccctcccctcagcacaACCACCACAGTCCAGCCCACACCCCTGACCAGCACAGCCTCACCCACAGCCACCACCCCACTTCGCCGGGCACCCCTCACTACGCACCCAGTGGGTGCCATCAACCAGCTGGGACCTGACCTgcctccagccactgccctggCCCCTAGCACCCGGCGGCCCCCAGCCCCAAATCTGCACGTGTCCCCAGAGCTCTTCTGTGAACCTCGAGAGGTGCGACGGGTCCAGTGGCCGGCCACCCAGCAGGGCATGCTAGTGGAGAGGCCCTGCCCCAAGGGCACTCGAG GAATTGCCTCCTTCCAGTGTCTACCAGCCCTGGGGCTCTGGAATCCCCGGGGCCCTGACCTCAGCAACTGCACCTCCCCCTGGGTCAACCAGGTGGCCCAGAAG ATCAAGAGCGGGGAGAATGCCGCCAACATTGCCAGTGAGCTGGCCCGCCACACCCGGGGCTCCATTTATGCAGGAGACGTGTCATCCTCTGTGAAGCTGATGGAACAGCTGCTGGACATCCTGGACGCCCAGCTGCAGGCCCTGCGGCCCATCGAGCGCGAGTCAGCTGGCAAGAATTACAATAAG ATGCACAAGCGGGAGAGAACCTGCAAGGACTACATCAAG GCTGTGGTAGAAACAGTGGACAACCTGCTGCGGCCAGAAGCTCTTGAGTCCTGGAAGGACATGAATGCCACAGAGCAGGTGCATACAGCCACCATGCTCCTGGACGTCCTAGAAGAAGGTGCCTTCCTGCTGGCTGACAATGTCAGGGAGCCAGCCCGCTTTTTGGCTGCCAAACAGAATGTGG tCCTGGAGGTCACGGTTCTTAACACGGAAGGCCAAGTGCAGGAGCTGGTGTTCCCCCAGGAGTACCCAAGTGAAAACTCCATCCAGCTGTCAGCCAACACCATCAAGCAGAACAGCCGCAACG GGGTGGTCAAAATTGTCTTCATCCTCTACAACAACCTGGGTCTCTTCCTGTCCACTGAGAATGCCACAGTTAAGCTGGCAGGTGAAACGGGCACGGGCAGCCCAGGGGGCACCTCCCTGGTGGTGAACTCGCAGGTCATTGCAGCCTCCATCAATAAGGAGTCCAGCCGCGTCTTCCTCATGGACCCTGTCATCTTCACCGTTGCCCACCTGGAG GCCAAGAACCACTTCAATGCTAACTGCTCCTTCTGGAACTACTCGGAGCGCTCCATGCTGGGCTACTGGTCGACCCAGGGCTGCCGCCTGGTGGAGTCCAACAAGACCCACACCACATGTGCCTGCAGCCACCTCACCAACTTTGCCGTACTCATGGCTCACCGCGAGATC TACCAGGGCCGCATCAATGAGCTGCTGCTGTCAGTCATCACCTGGGTGGGCATCGTGATCTCTCTGGTCTGCCTGGCCATCTGCATCTCCACCTTCTGCTTCCTGCGGGGGCTGCAAACCGACCGCAATACCATCCACAAGAACCTGTGCATCAACCTCTTCCTGGCTGAGCTGCTCTTCCTGGTTGGCATAGACAAGACTCAGTATGAG ATTGCCTGCCCCATCTTTGCTGGCCTGCTGCACTACTTCTTCCTGGCTGCCTTCTCTTGGCTGTGCCTAGAGGGTGTGCACCTCTATCTGCTGCTGGTGGAGGTGTTTGAGAGCGAGTACTCCCGCACCAAGTACTACTACCTGGGCGGCTACTGCTTCCCAGCCCTGGTGGTAGGCATAGCAGCCGCCATCGACTACCGCAGCTACGGCACCGAGAAGGC TTGCTGGCTCCGAGTGGATAATTATTTCATCTGGAGCTTCATTGGGCCCGTCTCCTTTGTTATCGTG GTGAACCTGGTGTTCCTCATGGTGACCCTGCACAAGATGATCCGGAGCTCGTCTGTGCTCAAGCCCGACTCGAGTCGCCTCGACAACATTAA ATCCTGGGCTCTGGGGGCCATCGCACTGCTCTTCCTGCTGGGCCTCACCTGGGCTTTTGGCCTCCTCTTCATCAACAAAGAGTCAGTAGTCATGGCTTATCTCTTCACCACCTTCAACGCCTTCCAGGGTGTCTTCATCTTCGTGTTTCACTGCGCCTTACAGAAGAAG GTGCACAAGGAGTACAGCAAGTGCCTGCGACACTCCTACTGCTGCATCCGTTCCCCGCCTGGGGGCACTCACGGCTCACTCAAGACCTCAGCAATGCGGAGCAACACCCGCTACTACACTGGGACACAG AGCCGAATCCGGAGGATGTGGAATGATACCGTAAGGAAACAGACAGAATCCTCCTTCATGGCTGGTGACATCAACAGCACCCCCACACTAAATCGAG GTACCATGGGGAACCACCTGCTGACCAACCCTGTGCTGCAGCCCCGTGGGGGAACCAGCCCCTACAACACCCTCATTGCTGAGTCAGTGGGCTTCAACCCCTCCTCACCCCCTGTCTTCAACTCCCCAG AGCACCCCTTGGGAGGCCGGGAAGCCTGCGGCATGGACACGCTGCCCCTCAATGGCAACTTCAACAACAGTTACTCCTTGCGAAGTGGGGATTTCCCTCCAGGGGATGGGGCACCAGAGCCACCCCGAGGCCGGAACCTGGCAGATGCTGCCGCCTTTGAGAAGATGATCATCTCGGAGCTGGTGCACAACAACCTGCGGGGCAGCAGCAGCGGGGCCAAGGGCCCTCCACCACCTGAGCCCCCTGTGCCACCTGTGCCAGGGGGTGGCAGTGAGGAAGAGGCGGGTGGGCCCGGGGGTGCTGACCGGGCGGAGATTGAACTTCTCTACAAGGCCCTGGAGGAGCCTCTGCTGCTGCCCCGGGCCCAGTCGGTGCTGTACCAGAGCGATCTGGACGAGTCAGAGAGCTGCACGGCGGAGGACGGGGCCACCAGCcggcccctctcctcccctcctggccGGGACTCCCTCTATGCCAGTGGGGCCAACCTGCGGGACTCGCCCTCCTACCCGGACAGCAGCCCCGAGGGGCCCAGtgaggccctgcccccacccccacccgctccCCCAGTTCCCCCTGAAATCTACTACACCTCGCGCCCACCGGCCCTGGTGGCTCGAAACCCCCTGCAGGGCTACTACCAGGTGCGGCGGCCCAGCCACGAAGGCTATTTGGCAGCCCCAGGCCTCGAGGGGCCAGGGCCTGATGGGGATGGGCAGATGCAGCTGGTTACCAGCCTCTAA
- the ADGRL1 gene encoding adhesion G protein-coupled receptor L1 isoform X3, producing the protein MARLAAVLWSLCITAVLVTSATQGLSRAGLPFGLMRRELACEGYPIELRCPGSDVIMVENANYGRTDDKICDADPFQMENVQCYLPDAFKIMSQRCNNRTQCVVVAGSDAFPDPCPGTYKYLEVQYDCVPYIFVCPGTLQKVLEPTSTHESEHQSGAWCKDPLQAGDRIYVMPWIPYRTDTLTEYASWEDYVAARHTTTYRLPNRVDGTGFVVYDGAVFYNKERTRNIVKYDLRTRIKSGETVINTANYHDTSPYRWGGKTDIDLAVDENGLWVIYATEGNNGRLVVSQLNPYTLRFEGTWETGYDKRSASNAFMVCGVLYVLRSVYVDDDSEAAGNRVDYAFNTNANREEPVSLAFPNPYQFVSSVDYNPRDNQLYVWNNYFVVRYSLEFGPPDPSAGPATSPPLSTTTTVQPTPLTSTASPTATTPLRRAPLTTHPVGAINQLGPDLPPATALAPSTRRPPAPNLHVSPELFCEPREVRRVQWPATQQGMLVERPCPKGTRGIASFQCLPALGLWNPRGPDLSNCTSPWVNQVAQKIKSGENAANIASELARHTRGSIYAGDVSSSVKLMEQLLDILDAQLQALRPIERESAGKNYNKMHKRERTCKDYIKAVVETVDNLLRPEALESWKDMNATEQVHTATMLLDVLEEGAFLLADNVREPARFLAAKQNVVLEVTVLNTEGQVQELVFPQEYPSENSIQLSANTIKQNSRNGVVKIVFILYNNLGLFLSTENATVKLAGETGTGSPGGTSLVVNSQVIAASINKESSRVFLMDPVIFTVAHLEAKNHFNANCSFWNYSERSMLGYWSTQGCRLVESNKTHTTCACSHLTNFAVLMAHREIYQGRINELLLSVITWVGIVISLVCLAICISTFCFLRGLQTDRNTIHKNLCINLFLAELLFLVGIDKTQYEIACPIFAGLLHYFFLAAFSWLCLEGVHLYLLLVEVFESEYSRTKYYYLGGYCFPALVVGIAAAIDYRSYGTEKACWLRVDNYFIWSFIGPVSFVIVVNLVFLMVTLHKMIRSSSVLKPDSSRLDNIKSWALGAIALLFLLGLTWAFGLLFINKESVVMAYLFTTFNAFQGVFIFVFHCALQKKVHKEYSKCLRHSYCCIRSPPGGTHGSLKTSAMRSNTRYYTGTQSRIRRMWNDTVRKQTESSFMAGDINSTPTLNRGTMGNHLLTNPVLQPRGGTSPYNTLIAESVGFNPSSPPVFNSPGSYREPKHPLGGREACGMDTLPLNGNFNNSYSLRSGDFPPGDGAPEPPRGRNLADAAAFEKMIISELVHNNLRGSSSGAKGPPPPEPPVPPVPGGGSEEEAGGPGGADRAEIELLYKALEEPLLLPRAQSVLYQSDLDESESCTAEDGATSRPLSSPPGRDSLYASGANLRDSPSYPDSSPEGPSEALPPPPPAPPVPPEIYYTSRPPALVARNPLQGYYQVRRPSHEGYLAAPGLEGPGPDGDGQMQLVTSL; encoded by the exons ATGGCCCGCCTGGCCGCCGTGCTGTGGAGTCTCTGCATCACCGCTGTCCTGGTCACCTCGGCCACCCAAG GCCTGAGCCGGGCTGGGCTCCCATTTGGGTTGATGCGCCGGGAGCTGGCATGTGAAGGCTACCCCATCGAGCTGCGGTGCCCGGGCAGCGATGTCATCATGGTGGAAAATGCCAACTATGGACGCACAGACGATAAGATCTGTGACGCTGACCCTTTCCAGATGGAGAATGTGCAGTGCTACCTGCCAGACGCCTTCAAGATTATGTCGCAGAG GTGTAATAACCGCACCCAGTGCGTTGTGGTTGCTGGCTCTGACGCCTTTCCTGACCCCTGTCCTGGGACCTACAAGTACCTGGAGGTGCAGTACGACTGTGTCCCCTACA TCTTCGTGTGCCCAGGGACGCTGCAGAAGGTGCTGGAGCCCACCTCAACACACGAGTCAGAGCACCAGTCTGGTGCGTGGTGCAAGGATCCACTGCAGGCAGGAGACCGCATCTATGTCATGCCCTGGATCCCCTATCGCACAGACACGCTGACTGAGTACGCCTCGTGGGAGGACTACGTGGCAGCGCGCCACACCACCACCTACCGCCTGCCCAACCGCGTAGATGGTACCGGCTTCGTGGTTTATGATGGCGCTGTCTTCTACAACAAGGAACGCACACGCAATATCGTCAAGTATGACCTGCGCACACGCATCAAGAGCGGGGAGACAGTCATCAACACTGCCAACTACCATGACACCTCTCCCTACCGCTGGGGGGGCAAGACCGACATCGATCTGGCTGTGGATGAGAATGGGTTGTGGGTCATCTATGCCACTGAGGGTAACAATGGGCGGCTGGTGGTGAGCCAGCTCAACCCCTATACGCTGCGCTTCGAGGGCACATGGGAAACAGGATATGACAAGCGCTCTGCGTCCAACGCCTTCATGGTGTGCGGCGTCCTCTATGTGCTGCGCTCAGTCTATGTGGACGATGACAGTGAGGCAGCTGGCAACCGCGTGGACTATGCCTTCAACACCAATGCTAACCGCGAGGAGCCAGTCAGCCTGGCCTTCCCCAATCCCTACCAGTTCGTCTCCTCCGTGGACTACAACCCACGCGACAACCAGCTCTATGTCTGGAACAACTACTTCGTGGTGCGCTATAGCCTGGAGTTTGGACCCCCGGACcccagtgctg GCCCAgccacttcccctcccctcagcacaACCACCACAGTCCAGCCCACACCCCTGACCAGCACAGCCTCACCCACAGCCACCACCCCACTTCGCCGGGCACCCCTCACTACGCACCCAGTGGGTGCCATCAACCAGCTGGGACCTGACCTgcctccagccactgccctggCCCCTAGCACCCGGCGGCCCCCAGCCCCAAATCTGCACGTGTCCCCAGAGCTCTTCTGTGAACCTCGAGAGGTGCGACGGGTCCAGTGGCCGGCCACCCAGCAGGGCATGCTAGTGGAGAGGCCCTGCCCCAAGGGCACTCGAG GAATTGCCTCCTTCCAGTGTCTACCAGCCCTGGGGCTCTGGAATCCCCGGGGCCCTGACCTCAGCAACTGCACCTCCCCCTGGGTCAACCAGGTGGCCCAGAAG ATCAAGAGCGGGGAGAATGCCGCCAACATTGCCAGTGAGCTGGCCCGCCACACCCGGGGCTCCATTTATGCAGGAGACGTGTCATCCTCTGTGAAGCTGATGGAACAGCTGCTGGACATCCTGGACGCCCAGCTGCAGGCCCTGCGGCCCATCGAGCGCGAGTCAGCTGGCAAGAATTACAATAAG ATGCACAAGCGGGAGAGAACCTGCAAGGACTACATCAAG GCTGTGGTAGAAACAGTGGACAACCTGCTGCGGCCAGAAGCTCTTGAGTCCTGGAAGGACATGAATGCCACAGAGCAGGTGCATACAGCCACCATGCTCCTGGACGTCCTAGAAGAAGGTGCCTTCCTGCTGGCTGACAATGTCAGGGAGCCAGCCCGCTTTTTGGCTGCCAAACAGAATGTGG tCCTGGAGGTCACGGTTCTTAACACGGAAGGCCAAGTGCAGGAGCTGGTGTTCCCCCAGGAGTACCCAAGTGAAAACTCCATCCAGCTGTCAGCCAACACCATCAAGCAGAACAGCCGCAACG GGGTGGTCAAAATTGTCTTCATCCTCTACAACAACCTGGGTCTCTTCCTGTCCACTGAGAATGCCACAGTTAAGCTGGCAGGTGAAACGGGCACGGGCAGCCCAGGGGGCACCTCCCTGGTGGTGAACTCGCAGGTCATTGCAGCCTCCATCAATAAGGAGTCCAGCCGCGTCTTCCTCATGGACCCTGTCATCTTCACCGTTGCCCACCTGGAG GCCAAGAACCACTTCAATGCTAACTGCTCCTTCTGGAACTACTCGGAGCGCTCCATGCTGGGCTACTGGTCGACCCAGGGCTGCCGCCTGGTGGAGTCCAACAAGACCCACACCACATGTGCCTGCAGCCACCTCACCAACTTTGCCGTACTCATGGCTCACCGCGAGATC TACCAGGGCCGCATCAATGAGCTGCTGCTGTCAGTCATCACCTGGGTGGGCATCGTGATCTCTCTGGTCTGCCTGGCCATCTGCATCTCCACCTTCTGCTTCCTGCGGGGGCTGCAAACCGACCGCAATACCATCCACAAGAACCTGTGCATCAACCTCTTCCTGGCTGAGCTGCTCTTCCTGGTTGGCATAGACAAGACTCAGTATGAG ATTGCCTGCCCCATCTTTGCTGGCCTGCTGCACTACTTCTTCCTGGCTGCCTTCTCTTGGCTGTGCCTAGAGGGTGTGCACCTCTATCTGCTGCTGGTGGAGGTGTTTGAGAGCGAGTACTCCCGCACCAAGTACTACTACCTGGGCGGCTACTGCTTCCCAGCCCTGGTGGTAGGCATAGCAGCCGCCATCGACTACCGCAGCTACGGCACCGAGAAGGC TTGCTGGCTCCGAGTGGATAATTATTTCATCTGGAGCTTCATTGGGCCCGTCTCCTTTGTTATCGTG GTGAACCTGGTGTTCCTCATGGTGACCCTGCACAAGATGATCCGGAGCTCGTCTGTGCTCAAGCCCGACTCGAGTCGCCTCGACAACATTAA ATCCTGGGCTCTGGGGGCCATCGCACTGCTCTTCCTGCTGGGCCTCACCTGGGCTTTTGGCCTCCTCTTCATCAACAAAGAGTCAGTAGTCATGGCTTATCTCTTCACCACCTTCAACGCCTTCCAGGGTGTCTTCATCTTCGTGTTTCACTGCGCCTTACAGAAGAAG GTGCACAAGGAGTACAGCAAGTGCCTGCGACACTCCTACTGCTGCATCCGTTCCCCGCCTGGGGGCACTCACGGCTCACTCAAGACCTCAGCAATGCGGAGCAACACCCGCTACTACACTGGGACACAG AGCCGAATCCGGAGGATGTGGAATGATACCGTAAGGAAACAGACAGAATCCTCCTTCATGGCTGGTGACATCAACAGCACCCCCACACTAAATCGAG GTACCATGGGGAACCACCTGCTGACCAACCCTGTGCTGCAGCCCCGTGGGGGAACCAGCCCCTACAACACCCTCATTGCTGAGTCAGTGGGCTTCAACCCCTCCTCACCCCCTGTCTTCAACTCCCCAG GGAGCTACCGGGAACCCA AGCACCCCTTGGGAGGCCGGGAAGCCTGCGGCATGGACACGCTGCCCCTCAATGGCAACTTCAACAACAGTTACTCCTTGCGAAGTGGGGATTTCCCTCCAGGGGATGGGGCACCAGAGCCACCCCGAGGCCGGAACCTGGCAGATGCTGCCGCCTTTGAGAAGATGATCATCTCGGAGCTGGTGCACAACAACCTGCGGGGCAGCAGCAGCGGGGCCAAGGGCCCTCCACCACCTGAGCCCCCTGTGCCACCTGTGCCAGGGGGTGGCAGTGAGGAAGAGGCGGGTGGGCCCGGGGGTGCTGACCGGGCGGAGATTGAACTTCTCTACAAGGCCCTGGAGGAGCCTCTGCTGCTGCCCCGGGCCCAGTCGGTGCTGTACCAGAGCGATCTGGACGAGTCAGAGAGCTGCACGGCGGAGGACGGGGCCACCAGCcggcccctctcctcccctcctggccGGGACTCCCTCTATGCCAGTGGGGCCAACCTGCGGGACTCGCCCTCCTACCCGGACAGCAGCCCCGAGGGGCCCAGtgaggccctgcccccacccccacccgctccCCCAGTTCCCCCTGAAATCTACTACACCTCGCGCCCACCGGCCCTGGTGGCTCGAAACCCCCTGCAGGGCTACTACCAGGTGCGGCGGCCCAGCCACGAAGGCTATTTGGCAGCCCCAGGCCTCGAGGGGCCAGGGCCTGATGGGGATGGGCAGATGCAGCTGGTTACCAGCCTCTAA